One window of Quercus robur chromosome 5, dhQueRobu3.1, whole genome shotgun sequence genomic DNA carries:
- the LOC126725137 gene encoding receptor-like protein 13 isoform X1 → MIVVVWLQYEMCYFTRSSICTASFHLINSYLFTDDVELVNLNNLEVLILQGNGLNGSLPFKDMANFSSLKILDLSENSFTGSIPPYIGALSSLKALSLYSNKLNRTLPIREMCALKKLEELDLGGNNFEGILPPCLTNLTSLRLLDISYNRFSGNLSLSPVANWTSLEYIDLSYNLFEGLFSFSLFANHSKLKVIKLFNDNNKLDIEIENPNWDPSFQLKVLLLSNCSLNKSTGNIPKFLFDQHELEVVDISHNKLNGSFPIWLLENNTRLQLLSLRSNSFAGQFHLPSYRSMDLRWLDVSDNNLDGQLQENIGKIIPKLESLNLSRNYFEGNLPSSIGNMSKLENLDLSFNHFSGEVPMELVANCTRLDILRLSNNYFHGEIFSKNFKKYFFSLELNNNYFTGTLPVVHLRVIYLDISNNHMSGIIPVWMVNNSDAMIIDLSNNFFEGKIPCGQISTLNLSYNLLLGLLPTCLNLEHARHLLLQGNNLIGSLPKAVLNASNLVTLDIRDNSFSGNIPKEIDRFSNLRVLLLSGNQFSGMIPKQLCWLKKISIMDLSRNFFSGTIPYCFYNISFGKQAASEFVYGGYSIGSSGFSLPYKYLLNKDRQIEGTNFHFNIPIEIEFLTKYRSNLYHGLILDMMSTLDLSFNKLTGEIPPELGRLSSIFSLNLSHNQLNGSIPKTFSDLTQLESLDLSQNNLSGEIPSVLIDLTFLAVFTVAHNNLSGKVPDMKKQFSTFEESSYEGNPFLCGPPLKKSCTVIDESPPSPQKSSEASDGKWYEVDLLAFFMSFLVSYLIFFLGVVSVLYINHHWRKRCFNLVEDRMYWCYYFTLNTLKGLTSCMRH, encoded by the exons ATGATTGTGGTAGTGTGGCTTCAATATGAAATGTGTTATTTTACTAGATCTTCCATATGTACTGCTAGTTTCCATTTGATAAATTCATATCTCTTTACCGATGACGTAGAGCTGGTTAATCTAAACAACTTGGAGGTCCTCATCCTGCAAGGAAATGGTCTTAATGGAAGCCTACCATTCAAGG ATATGGCAAACTTCAGCAGTTTGAAGATTTtagatttgagtgaaaattCTTTCACTGGAAGTATCCCTCCATATATTGGAGCACTATCTTCACTCAAGGCTCTATCATTATATTCTAATAAACTAAATAGAACTTTACCCATTCGAG AAATGTGTGCACTGAAGAAACTGGAAGAGTTAGATCTTGGTGGTAATAACTTTGAAGGAATCCTTCCTCCATGCTTAACCAATTTGACATCTCTTAGGTTGTTAGATATATCTTACAACCGGTTCAGTGGAAACTTGTCTTTGTCTCCTGTAGCCAACTGGACATCCCTTGAGTACATTGATTTGAGTTATAATCTTTTTGAAGGTTTATTCTCCTTCAGCTTGTTTGCTAATCACTCCAAGCTTAAGGTGATTAAACTTTTTAATGACAACAACAAGCTTGATATCGAAATTGAAAACCCCAATTGGGACCCATCATTTCAATTAAAGGTGCTATTACTATCTAACTGTAGTCTAAACAAGTCCACCGGTAACATTCCTAAGTTTCTCTTCGACCAACATGAATTGGAAGTTGTTGATATATCTCACAATAAGTTGAATGGAAGCTTCCCCATTTGGTTGCTTGAAAACAATACTAGATTACAACTGTTGAGTCTTCGAAGTAACTCCTTTGCAGGTCAATTTCATTTGCCATCATATCGCTCCATGGATCTTCGTTGGTTGGATGTCTCTGACAATAACCTTGATGGGCAGCTTCAAGAAAATATCGGAAAGATTATTCCAAAATTAGAATCTCTAAATCTATCTCGAAATTATTTTGAAGGTAATCTCCCATCCTCAATCGGTAACATGAGTAAGTTAGAGAATTTGGATTTGTCCTTCAATCATTTTTCTGGAGAGGTACCAATGGAATTGGTTGCCAATTGCACCCGCTTGGATATTTTGAGGTTATCTAATAATTACTTTCACggtgaaattttttcaaagaacttcaaaaaatactttttttctttggaattAAACAATAATTATTTCACAGGTACTCTTCCAGTGGTACACCTAAGAGTTATTTACCTAGATATTAGCAACAATCACATGTCGGGTATAATTCCTGTATGGATGGTAAATAATAGTGATGCTATGATTATTGACCTTAGTAACAACTTTTTTGAGGGTAAGATTCCGTGTGGACAAATTTCAACATTAAACCTTTCTTATAATTTGCTTTTGGGATTGTTACCTACTTGCTTGAATCTAGAACATGCGCGGCACCTACTTTTGCAAGGGAACAATCTCATAGGATCACTACCAAAAGCTGTTCTCAATGCATCAAATCTTGTGACATTAGACATTAGAGATAATAGCTTTTCTGGAAACATCCCTAAAGAAATTGACAGATTTTCTAATTTAAGAGTACTTTTGTTGAGTGGCAACCAGTTTAGTGGAATGATTCCAAAGCAGCTCTGTTGGTTAAAGAAGATAAGCATAATGGATCTTTCTAGGAACTTTTTTTCTGGGACAATACCATATTGCTTTTACAATATATCCTTCGGGAAGCAAGCTGCTAGTGAATTTGTCTACGGAGGTTATTCTATTGGGTCCTCTGGATTTTCCCTCCCATATAAATATCTTCTAAACAAGGATCGTCAAATTGAAGGgacaaattttcatttcaatatACCAATTGAGATTGAGTTTTTGACGAAATATAGGTCTAACTTGTACCATGGTCTCATCCTTGATATGATGTCTACATTGGATTTGTCATTCAACAAGCTAACAGGTGAAATCCCACCAGAGCTAGGACGACtatcttcaattttttcattgaaCTTGTCCCACAATCAATTAAATGGTTCTATTCCAAAAACATTCTCAGATTTAACTCAGTTGGAGAGCTTAGACCTTTCTCAAAACAATTTGAGTGGAGAAATTCCTTCAGTATTGATTGATCTAACGTTTCTGGCAGTTTTCACAGTGGCTCACAACAACTTATCAGGCAAAGTTCCAGAcatgaaaaaacaattttcaacatTTGAAGAGAGCAGCTATGAAGGAAATCCATTTCTTTGTGGTCCACCACTAAAGAAAAGTTGCACTGTTATAGATGAATCACCTCCATCACCACAAAAATCTTCAGAGGCAAGTGACGGCAAATGGTATGAAGTTGATCTTCTAGCCTTCTTTATGAGTTTTTTGGTATCttaccttattttctttttgggtgtAGTCAGTGTTCTTTATATTAATCATCATTGGCGGAAACGATGCTTCAACTTGGTTGAGGATCGTATGTACTGGTgttattattttactttaaatACCCTAAAAGGGCTGACAAGCTGTATGCGTCATTAG
- the LOC126725137 gene encoding receptor-like protein 13 isoform X2 yields the protein MIVVVWLQYEMCYSTRSSICTVSFNLINTYLFTDDVELVNLNNLEVLILQGNGLNGSLPFKDMANFSSLKILDLSENSFTGSIPPYIGALSSLKALSLYSNKLNRTLPIREMCALKKLEELDLGGNNFEGILPPCLTNLTSLRLLDISYNRFSGNLSLSPVANWTSLEYIDLSYNLFEGLFSFSLFANHSKLKVIKLFNDNNKLDIEIENPNWDPSFQLKVLLLSNCSLNKSTGNIPKFLFDQHELEVVDISHNKLNGSFPIWLLENNTRLQLLSLRSNSFAGQFHLPSYRSMDLRWLDVSDNNLDGQLQENIGKIIPKLESLNLSRNYFEGNLPSSIGNMSKLENLDLSFNHFSGEVPMELVANCTRLDILRLSNNYFHGEIFSKNFKKYFFSLELNNNYFTGTLPVVHLRVIYLDISNNHMSGIIPVWMVNNSDAMIIDLSNNFFEGKIPCGQISTLNLSYNLLLGLLPTCLNLEHARHLLLQGNNLIGSLPKAVLNASNLVTLDIRDNSFSGNIPKEIDRFSNLRVLLLSGNQFSGMIPKQLCWLKKISIMDLSRNFFSGTIPYCFYNISFGKQAASEFVYGGYSIGSSGFSLPYKYLLNKDRQIEGTNFHFNIPIEIEFLTKYRSNLYHGLILDMMSTLDLSFNKLTGEIPPELGRLSSIFSLNLSHNQLNGSIPKTFSDLTQLESLDLSQNNLSGEIPSVLIDLTFLAVFTVAHNNLSGKVPDMKKQFSTFEESSYEGNPFLCGPPLKKSCTVIDESPPSPQKSSEASDGKWYEVDLLAFFMSFLVSYLIFFLGVVSVLYINHHWRKRCFNLVEDRMYWCYYFTLNTLKGLTSCMRH from the exons ATGATTGTGGTAGTGTGGCTTCAATATGAAATGTGTTATTCTACTAGATCTTCCATATGTACTGTTAGTTTCAATTTGATAAATACATATCTCTTTACCGATGACGTAGAGCTGGTTAATCTAAACAACTTGGAGGTCCTCATCCTGCAAGGAAATGGTCTTAATGGAAGCCTACCATTCAAGG ATATGGCAAACTTCAGCAGTTTGAAGATTTtagatttgagtgaaaattCTTTCACTGGAAGTATCCCTCCATATATTGGAGCACTATCTTCACTCAAGGCTCTATCATTATATTCTAATAAACTAAATAGAACTTTACCCATTCGAG AAATGTGTGCACTGAAGAAACTGGAAGAGTTAGATCTTGGTGGTAATAACTTTGAAGGAATCCTTCCTCCATGCTTAACCAATTTGACATCTCTTAGGTTGTTAGATATATCTTACAACCGGTTCAGTGGAAACTTGTCTTTGTCTCCTGTAGCCAACTGGACATCCCTTGAGTACATTGATTTGAGTTATAATCTTTTTGAAGGTTTATTCTCCTTCAGCTTGTTTGCTAATCACTCCAAGCTTAAGGTGATTAAACTTTTTAATGACAACAACAAGCTTGATATCGAAATTGAAAACCCCAATTGGGACCCATCATTTCAATTAAAGGTGCTATTACTATCTAACTGTAGTCTAAACAAGTCCACCGGTAACATTCCTAAGTTTCTCTTCGACCAACATGAATTGGAAGTTGTTGATATATCTCACAATAAGTTGAATGGAAGCTTCCCCATTTGGTTGCTTGAAAACAATACTAGATTACAACTGTTGAGTCTTCGAAGTAACTCCTTTGCAGGTCAATTTCATTTGCCATCATATCGCTCCATGGATCTTCGTTGGTTGGATGTCTCTGACAATAACCTTGATGGGCAGCTTCAAGAAAATATCGGAAAGATTATTCCAAAATTAGAATCTCTAAATCTATCTCGAAATTATTTTGAAGGTAATCTCCCATCCTCAATCGGTAACATGAGTAAGTTAGAGAATTTGGATTTGTCCTTCAATCATTTTTCTGGAGAGGTACCAATGGAATTGGTTGCCAATTGCACCCGCTTGGATATTTTGAGGTTATCTAATAATTACTTTCACggtgaaattttttcaaagaacttcaaaaaatactttttttctttggaattAAACAATAATTATTTCACAGGTACTCTTCCAGTGGTACACCTAAGAGTTATTTACCTAGATATTAGCAACAATCACATGTCGGGTATAATTCCTGTATGGATGGTAAATAATAGTGATGCTATGATTATTGACCTTAGTAACAACTTTTTTGAGGGTAAGATTCCGTGTGGACAAATTTCAACATTAAACCTTTCTTATAATTTGCTTTTGGGATTGTTACCTACTTGCTTGAATCTAGAACATGCGCGGCACCTACTTTTGCAAGGGAACAATCTCATAGGATCACTACCAAAAGCTGTTCTCAATGCATCAAATCTTGTGACATTAGACATTAGAGATAATAGCTTTTCTGGAAACATCCCTAAAGAAATTGACAGATTTTCTAATTTAAGAGTACTTTTGTTGAGTGGCAACCAGTTTAGTGGAATGATTCCAAAGCAGCTCTGTTGGTTAAAGAAGATAAGCATAATGGATCTTTCTAGGAACTTTTTTTCTGGGACAATACCATATTGCTTTTACAATATATCCTTCGGGAAGCAAGCTGCTAGTGAATTTGTCTACGGAGGTTATTCTATTGGGTCCTCTGGATTTTCCCTCCCATATAAATATCTTCTAAACAAGGATCGTCAAATTGAAGGgacaaattttcatttcaatatACCAATTGAGATTGAGTTTTTGACGAAATATAGGTCTAACTTGTACCATGGTCTCATCCTTGATATGATGTCTACATTGGATTTGTCATTCAACAAGCTAACAGGTGAAATCCCACCAGAGCTAGGACGACtatcttcaattttttcattgaaCTTGTCCCACAATCAATTAAATGGTTCTATTCCAAAAACATTCTCAGATTTAACTCAGTTGGAGAGCTTAGACCTTTCTCAAAACAATTTGAGTGGAGAAATTCCTTCAGTATTGATTGATCTAACGTTTCTGGCAGTTTTCACAGTGGCTCACAACAACTTATCAGGCAAAGTTCCAGAcatgaaaaaacaattttcaacatTTGAAGAGAGCAGCTATGAAGGAAATCCATTTCTTTGTGGTCCACCACTAAAGAAAAGTTGCACTGTTATAGATGAATCACCTCCATCACCACAAAAATCTTCAGAGGCAAGTGACGGCAAATGGTATGAAGTTGATCTTCTAGCCTTCTTTATGAGTTTTTTGGTATCttaccttattttctttttgggtgtAGTCAGTGTTCTTTATATTAATCATCATTGGCGGAAACGATGCTTCAACTTGGTTGAGGATCGTATGTACTGGTgttattattttactttaaatACCCTAAAAGGGCTGACAAGCTGTATGCGTCATTAG